In Candidatus Wallbacteria bacterium, a genomic segment contains:
- the epmA gene encoding EF-P lysine aminoacylase EpmA, translated as MIKGRFRLLKTIREFFDRKGYLEVETPELSPYATLDANIASFESCLNGFPLYLQTSPEYYMKELLSMGFDSIFQLCKAFRYGEIGKIHNPEFTILEWYITGHDYNYMMRETEELVREVLGEKIRKDWEPPFERRSIRELFAAILKIDLDRCLTKETLQEACLKSKLTLTSDGEWEDLFFKLLLTYIEPTFKGKAVFLCDYPEKLGSMARPSVKNSLYAERFELYLDGIEICNGFSELTDAGHQKKRFVSDQTERRLRGQPVYEINDRFLEVLSNGLPACTGNALGVDRLYQVLTGEPTIHSFLPFSFRNHRQFQK; from the coding sequence TTGATCAAAGGCAGATTCCGGCTTCTCAAGACGATCCGGGAATTTTTTGATCGAAAAGGCTATCTGGAAGTGGAAACACCGGAACTTTCTCCTTATGCCACACTGGACGCCAATATTGCCTCATTCGAATCCTGCCTCAATGGTTTCCCCCTCTATCTTCAGACCTCCCCGGAATATTACATGAAAGAGCTGCTTTCCATGGGGTTCGACAGTATCTTCCAGCTCTGTAAAGCCTTCCGTTACGGTGAAATCGGTAAAATCCACAACCCGGAGTTTACCATCCTGGAATGGTACATCACCGGACATGATTATAACTACATGATGAGGGAGACAGAGGAACTGGTGCGGGAAGTTTTAGGAGAAAAAATCCGCAAAGACTGGGAACCACCCTTTGAACGCCGTTCGATCAGGGAACTGTTCGCAGCAATCCTGAAAATCGACCTGGACCGCTGCCTGACAAAGGAAACACTGCAGGAAGCCTGTTTGAAATCCAAGCTTACGCTTACATCAGACGGCGAATGGGAGGATCTGTTCTTCAAGCTTTTATTGACTTACATCGAGCCAACCTTCAAGGGCAAAGCGGTTTTTCTCTGCGATTATCCGGAAAAACTCGGTTCAATGGCCAGGCCTTCGGTGAAAAATTCCCTTTATGCGGAAAGATTCGAACTTTATCTGGATGGGATAGAGATCTGCAACGGTTTTTCGGAGCTGACAGACGCCGGACATCAGAAGAAGAGATTCGTGTCTGATCAGACTGAACGCAGATTGCGGGGCCAGCCTGTTTATGAAATCAACGACCGCTTTCTGGAAGTGCTCTCCAATGGTCTGCCGGCCTGCACAGGCAATGCTCTCGGCGTGGACAGGCTGTATCAGGTTCTGACCGGTGAACCGACGATTCACTCTTTCCTGCCGTTCAGTTTCAGGAATCACAGGCAGTTTCAAAAATAG
- a CDS encoding FecR family protein, which translates to MAVKKNCQKFMQLLEDAELMSLTAEEFSFVEKHRKSCEACARLVSLNQSFDSALASFRDEEIAFRNRLMPEISQSVMNEILPPKTRPIWSYAMAAVIVFFALLDLWLYRAEQPLNKAVLSDNSLAAAIEVKNGSFSLHKGSNWIQGSAGTFSLPLEIRTPSFSSLDINFPGVAEMRLKPNTVLRIEQNCLFLTQGRSLFSFNHLQAPFFIKSSLGQVKIVGTRLLVSAGSDKLRVSLIEGKIEISNRFTNATLNAGEETLIEAGTEKIQAYKISDQLMSEIRNWDKAESTAISPAGTSQPSESEDNILVPDIFKEFERLKGLDIQQFR; encoded by the coding sequence ATGGCTGTAAAGAAGAACTGTCAGAAATTCATGCAACTGCTGGAAGACGCCGAGCTGATGAGCTTGACCGCGGAAGAGTTCTCCTTTGTGGAAAAGCATCGCAAGTCTTGTGAAGCCTGTGCCCGTCTCGTAAGCCTGAATCAGAGCTTCGACTCAGCCCTCGCTTCCTTCAGGGATGAGGAAATTGCCTTCAGAAACAGGCTGATGCCAGAAATTTCACAATCAGTGATGAATGAGATACTTCCGCCAAAAACCAGACCGATCTGGTCATATGCCATGGCAGCTGTAATCGTCTTTTTCGCCCTGCTCGACCTCTGGCTATACAGGGCGGAACAGCCCTTGAACAAAGCCGTTCTCAGCGACAACTCTCTAGCTGCAGCGATTGAAGTGAAAAACGGAAGTTTCAGCCTTCACAAAGGCAGCAACTGGATCCAGGGTTCTGCTGGAACATTCAGCCTGCCTCTGGAAATCCGGACTCCTTCTTTCTCATCGCTTGACATCAATTTCCCCGGTGTCGCCGAAATGCGGCTCAAGCCTAATACAGTGCTCAGGATCGAGCAGAACTGCCTGTTCCTCACGCAGGGTAGGAGCCTGTTCTCCTTCAACCATCTCCAGGCTCCGTTTTTCATAAAAAGCAGTCTGGGCCAGGTAAAAATCGTAGGCACCCGGCTTCTTGTCTCAGCCGGATCAGATAAGTTGCGGGTTTCGCTGATCGAAGGGAAAATTGAGATCAGCAACAGATTCACAAACGCCACACTCAACGCAGGGGAAGAAACTCTGATTGAGGCTGGAACCGAGAAAATCCAGGCCTATAAAATCTCAGATCAGCTCATGTCGGAAATCCGGAACTGGGATAAAGCTGAAAGTACAGCCATTTCTCCTGCAGGCACTTCCCAGCCTTCAGAAAGCGAAGACAACATACTCGTACCCGACATTTTCAAGGAATTCGAAAGGCTGAAGGGTCTTGACATCCAGCAGTTCAGATAA
- a CDS encoding RNA polymerase sigma factor, which produces MGVIQGDKSQFRFLVLEFEKKIFYYFLRMTKDYEEAKDLTQNTFLRAFNYIRSYNFDYSFQSWLYSIAHNQLKDWWLKKKKDSFSIEEMEEKYFFKFSSDEEVIQTLSDKNLNEKVREAVSALPDLYREIMLLLLVENQSYDEIASVTELPLNTVKIRIHRARKLLRKALEKWL; this is translated from the coding sequence ATGGGAGTCATCCAGGGAGACAAGTCGCAATTCCGGTTCCTTGTATTGGAATTCGAAAAAAAGATTTTTTACTACTTCCTGAGGATGACCAAAGATTACGAGGAAGCGAAGGATCTGACGCAGAACACCTTCCTGAGGGCGTTCAATTACATCAGAAGCTACAACTTCGATTACTCGTTCCAGAGCTGGCTCTATTCGATTGCCCATAACCAACTGAAGGACTGGTGGCTCAAGAAGAAGAAGGATTCTTTCAGCATCGAGGAAATGGAGGAGAAATACTTCTTCAAGTTCAGTTCAGATGAGGAAGTGATCCAGACTCTGAGCGACAAGAACCTGAATGAGAAAGTCAGAGAAGCAGTGAGTGCCCTGCCTGACCTCTACCGTGAAATCATGCTGCTGCTCCTGGTGGAAAACCAGAGCTACGACGAAATCGCATCTGTCACGGAGTTGCCGCTGAACACGGTCAAGATCAGAATCCACAGGGCCAGGAAACTCTTACGGAAGGCGCTGGAAAAATGGCTGTAA
- a CDS encoding FAD-binding protein, with protein sequence MFTPLRLFVCLKQVPDTAEISIDPVTGSLKREGVDSIISPFDMHALEEAVRIREEHGGTVTVISMGPPQAADALAEAIARGADNAYLITDRAFAGSDTWCTSLILSRAIEHLGGADLIFCGKQAIDGDTAQVGPGIAEHLGIPQIDSVNRVVALGKDKITVQSLCGNGSDTIQSGLPLLITAVKELNTPRQASLADWSRALVSEIRTLDAATLGFETSQVGLSGSPTRVRSIRTVAYSKKTVFLTGNTEEICRQILDLLKIKKTISKIDYNVQRCAVNDARLILVIGELDAEITALTRELLSIAAVLAAQRCARVGVIFCGHQLNLPLNEIQADSVYLLDDQKLSIFDARVHCSAIAQLCKSLQPEIILGGASFQGRALLPRISVKLRTGLTADCTELDLDEKGLLLQIRPALGGNILATITCERHKPQMATVRAGVFKQVNHFPGGCKPEILTPAVLIEEESGFRIIRHESYSCPEKDSGLMISGGIGIGSREAFSGLKKLAEITGASLGASRAAVDAGWIEYRHQVGQTGKTVQPEHYLSFGISGAVQHLVGMQSAGIVISINKDPAAPIFSISDYAVVADCFPIMEIMLKMVAAEKL encoded by the coding sequence ATGTTTACTCCACTCCGCCTTTTTGTCTGCCTGAAACAGGTCCCTGACACTGCCGAGATTTCCATTGATCCTGTGACTGGAAGTCTGAAGCGCGAAGGCGTGGACTCGATCATCAGCCCTTTTGACATGCATGCATTGGAAGAAGCAGTGAGAATCAGGGAAGAGCATGGTGGAACTGTCACTGTAATTTCAATGGGTCCGCCGCAGGCTGCAGACGCCCTGGCTGAAGCGATCGCCAGAGGTGCCGACAATGCATACCTGATCACTGACAGAGCATTTGCCGGATCAGATACCTGGTGCACTTCCCTGATCCTTTCCAGGGCGATCGAGCACCTGGGCGGAGCAGACCTGATTTTCTGCGGCAAGCAGGCCATTGATGGCGATACCGCTCAGGTCGGGCCAGGCATTGCTGAGCATCTGGGAATTCCACAGATTGACTCAGTCAACAGAGTGGTAGCCCTGGGAAAAGATAAAATCACAGTTCAATCGTTATGCGGGAATGGCAGTGACACCATCCAGTCCGGACTGCCGCTTCTGATCACTGCTGTCAAAGAGCTCAACACGCCCAGACAGGCAAGTCTCGCGGACTGGAGCAGAGCACTGGTTTCAGAGATCAGGACTTTGGATGCTGCTACACTGGGATTCGAAACATCCCAGGTGGGATTGAGTGGTTCTCCGACCAGAGTCAGATCAATCAGGACTGTTGCCTATTCCAAGAAAACTGTTTTTCTGACAGGAAACACCGAAGAAATCTGCAGGCAGATTCTGGATCTGCTGAAAATAAAGAAGACCATTTCAAAGATCGACTATAATGTTCAGCGTTGCGCAGTAAACGACGCGAGACTGATTCTGGTAATCGGGGAATTGGATGCTGAAATCACAGCTCTGACCAGGGAACTGCTCTCAATCGCCGCAGTGCTGGCTGCTCAACGCTGCGCCAGAGTAGGAGTGATTTTCTGCGGGCATCAGCTGAACCTTCCGTTGAATGAGATACAGGCTGACTCGGTTTACCTGCTTGACGATCAGAAACTTTCAATTTTTGATGCCAGAGTACATTGTTCGGCCATTGCACAGCTATGCAAGTCCCTGCAGCCGGAAATCATCCTGGGTGGCGCGAGTTTTCAGGGCAGAGCACTGCTGCCCCGGATTTCCGTAAAGCTTCGTACAGGCCTGACTGCAGACTGCACTGAACTTGATCTCGACGAAAAAGGCCTGCTTCTTCAAATCAGACCTGCGCTGGGAGGGAATATTCTGGCCACCATTACCTGCGAGAGGCATAAACCGCAAATGGCTACTGTGAGAGCCGGTGTTTTCAAGCAGGTTAATCATTTTCCGGGTGGCTGCAAACCTGAAATTTTGACTCCTGCAGTTTTGATCGAGGAAGAGAGCGGATTCCGGATTATCAGACATGAAAGTTATTCATGTCCAGAAAAAGACTCAGGTCTGATGATTTCCGGAGGGATCGGAATCGGGTCCAGAGAAGCCTTTTCAGGTTTAAAAAAACTCGCTGAAATAACCGGAGCTTCGCTTGGTGCTTCCAGAGCTGCAGTAGACGCAGGCTGGATCGAATACAGGCATCAGGTCGGGCAGACTGGAAAGACAGTTCAGCCTGAGCATTATCTTTCCTTCGGAATTTCCGGCGCTGTGCAGCATCTGGTGGGGATGCAGTCTGCAGGCATTGTGATTTCAATTAATAAGGATCCTGCAGCTCCGATCTTTTCCATTTCCGACTATGCGGTAGTTGCAGACTGTTTTCCAATCATGGAAATTATGCTGAAAATGGTTGCTGCGGAAAAACTATGA
- a CDS encoding FAD-binding oxidoreductase — MRNVLSAFFYSDPAKCPIIEGQEKISTSYLKYCLDESRLDGTIPDRIYFPENTEQTAQALAEISARGESVTISGGRTGIVGGAVNHALNILSLERNTPLAVNLSSDRKFTVTAGAGARLSDLNNFLKKRCSFADGNLFFPVDPTETTASLGGMAAANASGARTLYYGPCRDWINGLTVVLQDGAVLKLKRGECFCVDGEFILESAGFKKHRLEGIKPPATKHVAGYLLNREMDLIDLFIGGEGTLGVITELELKLAPAWKKCLYLCIFAPERCLEAPLVHDLKEMNLISLEFMDSGSLKILKEFKQEIAAASFVPDFPSDTAKVFYLEIGLEHESGIPEQISSLESILKVHGMDPSHTWAGFSRQYQDAMKKFRHALPERINSLISRRKLKNPDLTKVATDMAVPDEALSEIMSCYYQELGKLGLQSAVFGHIGNGHLHVNILPDCKADLQKAKALYLEFAAKAVSLGGSVAAEHGIGRLKKNLLEVQYSKAELQEMRSLKEFFDPEYRLNPGVLFDKPV, encoded by the coding sequence ATGAGAAATGTTCTGTCTGCATTCTTCTATTCGGACCCCGCGAAATGTCCAATCATTGAAGGACAGGAAAAAATCAGCACTTCATATCTGAAATATTGCCTCGATGAATCCCGTCTGGACGGAACGATTCCGGACAGGATTTATTTCCCTGAAAATACGGAACAGACAGCACAAGCCCTTGCCGAGATATCCGCAAGAGGCGAATCGGTCACGATTTCGGGCGGCAGAACCGGGATCGTTGGCGGAGCTGTGAATCACGCTTTGAATATCCTTTCACTGGAAAGAAATACCCCGCTGGCTGTAAATCTGTCCAGCGACAGGAAGTTCACGGTAACAGCAGGTGCAGGAGCCAGACTAAGTGATCTTAATAATTTCCTGAAAAAGCGCTGCAGTTTTGCAGACGGAAATCTATTCTTTCCTGTTGATCCCACGGAGACGACGGCATCTTTGGGAGGAATGGCGGCAGCCAACGCGAGCGGCGCTCGAACTCTTTACTATGGCCCGTGCAGGGACTGGATCAACGGTCTGACTGTTGTATTGCAGGACGGTGCTGTGCTCAAGCTCAAGCGAGGAGAGTGTTTTTGTGTTGACGGAGAATTCATTCTGGAATCAGCTGGTTTCAAAAAGCACAGGCTTGAAGGGATCAAGCCTCCTGCCACCAAACATGTCGCCGGATATCTTCTGAATCGTGAGATGGATCTGATCGATCTTTTCATCGGGGGAGAAGGAACGCTGGGAGTAATCACAGAGCTGGAGCTCAAGCTTGCCCCTGCCTGGAAAAAATGCCTGTATTTATGTATTTTTGCTCCTGAGCGCTGTCTGGAGGCTCCTCTGGTGCATGACCTGAAAGAAATGAATCTTATTTCCCTGGAGTTCATGGACTCCGGTTCTTTGAAGATCCTCAAGGAATTCAAGCAGGAAATAGCAGCAGCCAGCTTTGTACCGGACTTCCCGTCAGATACAGCCAAGGTGTTTTATCTGGAGATCGGACTGGAACACGAAAGCGGGATTCCAGAACAAATATCCAGCCTGGAATCTATCCTTAAAGTGCACGGCATGGATCCCAGCCATACCTGGGCTGGATTTTCCAGACAGTACCAGGACGCCATGAAAAAGTTCCGTCATGCTTTGCCAGAGAGAATCAACAGTCTGATCTCCCGCCGCAAGCTTAAAAATCCGGACCTGACAAAAGTCGCTACAGACATGGCGGTTCCTGATGAAGCCTTATCCGAAATCATGAGCTGCTATTATCAGGAACTGGGAAAACTGGGACTCCAGTCCGCAGTATTCGGGCACATCGGGAACGGACACCTGCATGTCAACATTCTACCTGACTGTAAGGCGGATCTGCAGAAAGCCAAGGCTCTTTACCTGGAGTTTGCTGCCAAGGCAGTCTCACTAGGCGGAAGCGTGGCTGCTGAGCACGGCATCGGCAGGCTTAAAAAAAACCTGCTGGAAGTGCAGTATTCAAAGGCGGAATTGCAGGAAATGCGCAGTCTGAAAGAATTCTTTGACCCTGAATACAGGCTGAATCCGGGGGTGCTGTTTGACAAGCCGGTTTAG
- a CDS encoding fibronectin type III domain-containing protein, giving the protein MKKIDFSVFLSIMAVLTVFIAVFSGCQGKEIGGLVLTELPGVPTVLKADDLTTTSFKLIWYKTPGADKYRVYKDGKLYKAFVFDNLLNITGLTKEVNYVMQVSSENQRGESSLSSPFIVRTPGANPPGAPTGLAALNITTASFMLNWNPVDKALYYKIYKNNSLLADNVAGTSKEVNGLTADTTYVMAVSAVNSNGESQKAEINVKTLPEQHFPPEPPTGLAATEVTSSGFKLAWNKSTGATKYSVYLDNVLTMSDLVFANASLTGLTANTSYNVQVTASNTYGESAKSSPITVLTRLAPPAGLAASMLTDSSFTLSWNAVASATGYNIYRDGVLVVQNLNALSKSISGLQPDTSYRMEVCGLTASSEGDKAVLTVRTLLPPPTGLASSNITGNSFTLDWNSVTGATGYKVYVNGVLYSTVGNSNEVVITGLNPNTQYQITVTAVNGVGTEGVPSQVLLVTTLNNSPPVATSVSNQGNSGEITISYNLADNENNACSIKFYFSKNGGTTYVLSNNLNGATTGIVPGTGKTIGWKSNLDIATNEINVKVKILPNDGVQDGTAGESGVFQVLNGGPLNNPPVSSNVNVVGNSGSIQVTFDLADAENDKCSIVFKYSKDGGTTYTQSGSVFGPTTNLTPGPNHAFTWNSTADVTTNEPNVKIMVLPNDGKVDGVPGYSAVFAVNNGNTPPAVNTVTTSGNSDSIEVTYNLTDADNDPCKITFYYSKNGGTNYIQSNNVSGTTTGIAPGTGKKITWGSFQDIKTNEPNVRVRILPNDGKADGTPGESIVFAVNNFKLVGLTLTPNSTEVQINSKYALSNITVTAVYSDGSTKVVTTGTWKLVNGNGAIIAGNYEAPSSAGTAVLRNTYVESGVTVTADFNVTIVTVAKERIVFCSSRDGGTSNLEIYIMNDDGTNVTRLTNNTQNDLMPCVSRAGTSIIFSRDLGTYNYELFKMNIDGTNQQNMTNNPGAADGMGAYSFDGSKIAYVSAVITMPVNPEIFTMNADGTGSTKLTNIAGNDTTPRFSPSGTMIVFSSDRDGSNEIFTMTSSGGNQTQLTYTNKVDNVTPMYSTDESKILYCTNGNGSGKYQIYTMNTDGTNANCLTNSPYNEQSPCYSIDGKKVVFSSDRNGNTDIYTMNASDGTNQLRITTDPGEDTTPWYVKAP; this is encoded by the coding sequence ATGAAAAAAATTGATTTCAGTGTTTTTCTATCGATAATGGCCGTTTTGACGGTTTTTATTGCCGTTTTTTCCGGCTGCCAGGGGAAAGAGATCGGGGGCCTCGTCCTGACCGAGCTGCCTGGAGTACCGACTGTACTCAAAGCGGATGACCTTACCACCACCAGTTTTAAGCTTATCTGGTATAAAACACCGGGAGCGGATAAATACAGGGTTTACAAAGACGGGAAGTTATACAAAGCCTTCGTTTTTGACAATCTGCTTAATATCACGGGTCTGACCAAGGAAGTCAATTATGTGATGCAGGTGAGTTCAGAAAACCAGCGGGGAGAAAGCTCCCTTTCATCGCCTTTCATCGTGAGGACTCCAGGCGCCAATCCACCCGGAGCCCCGACCGGTCTAGCCGCTCTCAATATCACTACTGCCAGTTTCATGCTCAACTGGAATCCGGTGGACAAAGCTCTGTACTACAAGATCTATAAAAACAACTCTCTGCTGGCCGACAATGTCGCAGGAACCTCCAAGGAAGTCAACGGACTCACTGCTGATACAACCTATGTGATGGCTGTTTCAGCTGTGAACAGCAATGGTGAGAGCCAGAAAGCCGAGATCAATGTAAAGACTCTGCCTGAACAGCATTTTCCGCCCGAACCGCCTACCGGACTTGCTGCCACTGAAGTGACCTCGAGCGGGTTCAAACTGGCCTGGAACAAGTCCACTGGAGCTACGAAATACTCGGTTTACCTTGACAATGTCCTGACCATGTCGGATCTGGTCTTTGCCAATGCGTCCCTGACCGGGCTTACCGCCAATACTTCCTATAATGTACAGGTCACGGCGTCGAACACGTATGGAGAATCAGCCAAGTCCTCTCCCATCACAGTCCTGACCAGACTGGCACCTCCTGCTGGTCTCGCAGCCAGCATGCTGACCGACTCATCCTTTACTTTGAGCTGGAACGCTGTCGCCAGCGCGACCGGATACAATATCTACCGGGACGGAGTTCTGGTGGTCCAGAATCTGAACGCCCTTTCCAAGAGCATTTCAGGCCTGCAGCCGGACACTTCATACAGGATGGAGGTCTGCGGCCTGACCGCCAGCAGCGAGGGTGACAAAGCTGTCCTGACAGTCAGAACCCTGCTGCCTCCACCGACTGGACTCGCTTCCTCAAATATTACCGGAAATTCGTTTACTCTCGACTGGAATTCTGTGACCGGTGCTACAGGCTACAAAGTCTATGTTAACGGCGTCCTCTATTCCACTGTAGGAAATTCTAACGAAGTCGTAATTACCGGCCTGAATCCAAACACTCAATATCAAATCACCGTCACTGCTGTAAATGGGGTCGGAACAGAAGGCGTTCCTTCGCAGGTGCTGCTTGTCACCACGCTGAACAACAGTCCTCCGGTGGCCACCAGCGTATCGAATCAGGGCAACAGCGGAGAGATCACGATTTCCTACAATCTGGCAGACAATGAAAACAATGCCTGCAGCATTAAATTCTATTTTTCCAAGAATGGCGGCACGACCTATGTCCTGAGCAACAATTTGAACGGTGCAACCACCGGCATTGTACCAGGAACCGGGAAAACCATCGGCTGGAAATCCAACCTGGACATTGCCACTAATGAGATCAATGTCAAAGTCAAGATACTGCCCAACGATGGAGTTCAGGACGGCACTGCCGGAGAATCAGGAGTGTTCCAGGTGCTGAACGGCGGTCCGCTCAACAACCCGCCTGTATCCAGCAATGTCAATGTAGTCGGAAACTCAGGGAGCATCCAGGTTACATTTGACCTGGCAGATGCCGAGAATGACAAATGCAGCATTGTGTTCAAATACAGTAAGGATGGCGGTACTACTTATACTCAGAGCGGCAGCGTCTTCGGGCCGACAACGAACCTTACTCCAGGTCCGAATCACGCTTTTACCTGGAATTCCACAGCAGACGTCACCACCAATGAGCCGAATGTTAAAATCATGGTCCTGCCTAATGATGGAAAAGTGGACGGAGTTCCCGGTTATTCAGCCGTGTTTGCCGTCAACAACGGAAACACTCCTCCAGCAGTCAATACTGTTACTACAAGCGGGAATTCCGACAGCATCGAAGTTACATACAACCTGACGGATGCTGATAATGACCCCTGCAAGATCACTTTCTATTACTCCAAGAATGGCGGTACAAACTACATACAGAGCAACAACGTCTCAGGCACTACAACCGGGATCGCTCCAGGCACAGGTAAAAAAATCACCTGGGGATCATTCCAGGACATCAAGACCAATGAACCGAACGTAAGGGTGAGAATTCTACCTAATGATGGAAAGGCAGACGGCACTCCAGGAGAATCGATTGTGTTTGCAGTCAACAATTTCAAGCTGGTGGGTTTGACGCTCACTCCGAATTCGACAGAGGTTCAGATTAATTCCAAATATGCGCTGAGCAATATCACTGTCACTGCAGTTTATTCTGACGGTTCGACCAAAGTCGTGACCACAGGAACCTGGAAGCTTGTAAACGGTAACGGCGCCATCATTGCGGGAAACTACGAAGCCCCGTCATCTGCCGGGACTGCAGTATTGAGAAACACTTATGTTGAAAGCGGTGTCACAGTTACAGCGGATTTCAATGTCACAATCGTCACAGTCGCCAAAGAAAGGATTGTCTTTTGTTCCAGCCGCGACGGGGGCACCAGCAATCTCGAGATCTACATCATGAATGATGACGGCACCAATGTGACCAGGCTCACGAACAATACTCAGAACGACCTGATGCCTTGTGTCTCGCGGGCCGGAACCAGCATTATCTTTTCCAGAGATCTCGGCACATACAACTACGAGCTCTTTAAAATGAACATTGACGGCACAAACCAGCAGAACATGACCAACAATCCGGGTGCTGCCGACGGCATGGGAGCTTATTCGTTTGACGGGTCCAAGATCGCCTATGTCTCAGCAGTGATCACAATGCCTGTAAATCCGGAGATCTTTACCATGAACGCCGACGGCACAGGTTCCACCAAGCTCACAAACATCGCTGGCAATGATACTACTCCAAGATTTTCCCCGAGCGGAACCATGATAGTTTTCAGTTCAGACCGTGACGGCAGCAATGAGATCTTTACTATGACTTCAAGCGGCGGCAACCAGACTCAGCTCACTTACACGAATAAGGTCGACAATGTCACACCGATGTATTCTACTGACGAGAGTAAGATCCTCTACTGCACCAATGGCAATGGCTCCGGGAAATATCAGATCTATACGATGAACACAGACGGCACCAATGCCAATTGCCTGACCAACTCACCTTACAATGAGCAGTCTCCATGCTATTCCATTGACGGAAAAAAGGTCGTTTTCAGCTCAGACCGCAACGGCAACACAGATATTTACACCATGAATGCGTCTGACGGAACAAACCAGTTGAGGATTACAACTGATCCCGGGGAGGACACTACTCCTTGGTATGTAAAAGCGCCCTAA